Genomic segment of Rattus norvegicus strain BN/NHsdMcwi chromosome 7, GRCr8, whole genome shotgun sequence:
caaagttagcaaaaaaaatgggggaatgaaagaccccagcttagcagcagtaacgccattttgcaaggctgtacttaagatgactggttcagggaaaggttagaacactgagtacacagcggctgccaagcaggatgtgtttggttgaaggcctggcaacaggacgacttcggttgagcacctgacaatgaaaaaaagccccgggagaggtcccacaccctggtgggggggggggccgagtcagccgttatgttccaagaaggtagctaagaaacttgcccccgggctgaacccttggggggccgagtcagccgttatgtttcaggaaggtagctaggaaacttgcccccgggctaaacccttgccatattagaatccaccaattatatccctgtaaccatgcatctgcttctgtatgcttgcttctgctcccccaaaatcctataaaaagcccatccttggttccgtggggcgcgccagtcccccgagtgactgaagcgcccgcaggtgcctgtgcctgtgtatcccgacaataaaccaaatcctcttgctgattgcatcctgtggtgtctcggtctggtctttagagttggagggtctccatcccaagggaaagttctccctgagagcttttcactcaTGACTCAAGTTTTATGGCCCAACAAGCACCATGGCCACATTCCTGGGTCTGTGCTTGTCCCAGGGGAGAAGGCTGCAGGGACAAGGGCTTCCTTAGTTGAGTGATAACTCTACCTTAAATGATCTTCACCTTGACAAAATCTCAGATGTTCAGGACCTCCAAGAGCAGGGTTTAATAATGTCCATAGCACCCATGTTTCCAGGGTGCTGTCCATATTTGTGAGGACTCCTGTGATGTTAACTACACAGGCTCTGGGACAGCAAGATTTCAAGGGAGGAATGATGGATCCCTAGTTGCAAATGTGTCAAATCAGGCCTACACTGGGGGCATCCAATATAGACTAGGACTCCAGGAGAGGGAGTGTGAAGATTTGGTCACTCTGAGCTAAGTCATGAGTCCATGCAGGGAACGATTTCTACCTCTGGACTAATAGAATTGAATAGGAAAGCAACAACCCTCCATTGAGGACTTGTCTCCTGGGCCTCCCCATTGCAAGCAAATGACTTGTGCTCATGTGTGGCTTGAAGGTGCTTCTTCACATGCattaggccctgggttctatccccaccAATGAGTGTGGGAGGAAAGAGGCCCTTGAGATGGTTACATAAAGAAGACTCAGGGTCACCAGCATTCACAAGGCAGAGAATAGGTGTCTACTCCAGCCAAATCACAAGCAAGAGAACTTGCCTGTGCAGATAAAGCAGAGTGCTCTTCATCCCCCCTCTTTCTTCATCCAGCATCAGCCCTGAGGGAAGCCCACCCATACCAAGTGGTCCCCCACTCTCAGCTGGCTAACATGAGTGAGCTAGTGCGGGTAGCACAAAGGGCAGAGGTGTGAACTGGCAGGCAGGACTCAGCAGACACAGTGTAGCAAAAGAAAAACTGAGATCTTGGCTGGGAGGACAGAGAGTTTATTGGACTCAAATAGGGGGACCTTGAGAGGCATGTGTGGGAACCCTGTAGGACCCCAGATTTTTATGTATGGATAGAGGTGGTGGCACAGTGCCTTGGGTTTATGCCTCTTCCCCATGCTGTCCACCTGCCTCAAGGGCCAGGAGCAGCAAACCACAACACAATGGCATTCCAAGAAGTACAGATCTGAAAGCCCTAGAGAGGGGAGTGGGGCACCTACCCAGCAGAAGCTATAGAGTTGAAAAAAGGTATTCcacaccctacccccacctctgAGTTTCTATTACTCAGAATTTATCACTAGAGGGCTCCAGGAAGGAGTGATTACACATGAGGATAAAAGGACAAGGGTGGCGGGGCTTTGGAAGGGTCATCACAGCAAGGTCTGCAGGAGGACTGAGCCCAGGCTGAACAGAAGCACCCCTGCCATGGTCCAGGTGCTGCCTCCAGTAGGACCTGCTGCATTGCAAAAATCTGTATTGCAACAGGAGATCTTCGTGTAGACAACAGTACCCAGGATCTCAGTTCTTTGAGGAAACTTGGGGCAGCCGGGAAGGCATAGATTGCTCTTTGCTTTCCCTTTCACAGAGTCTGCAAGACATCAGGGAGTGAGTCGCTTTTTATGCAGGAACAATAGAGCACCCCAAAATCTGGGCCACATGTCACCAGGCCTGGATGGCCCAGACTTGTCTCTAAGGCATGTTGAAGCCAGAAATGGTAGCTCAGACTTGTAATCCCCGAACTTGGACgattgaggcaggagaatttttATGAACTCAATTCAAAACTGGGTTACGTGGGGGCTTCTGGATTATCCTGggctagagtgagaccctgtctcaactaACAAACAACCgaaacaaagataaaaaccatgGACTGGTATGGAGACTTGGTACATAAAGTGGTTGCTTGTTTGCACAATCATGAGACACCCTCCTCCCAGTTCTGGTCACTAAAGCCCATCAAAAAATGGGCAGGCATGGTGGCCTACTTGTATCTCTGTGCTTCAAATACAAAGATGGGGATCCCCCGAGATGAGCTCACTGGCTAGACAAGCTGAACCTGAAAGATTTGAATTcagtgtgagaccctgcctcagtaaatAAAATAGTTGTCACAGGAGATTCCCATCAACTTCTGGGTCCCTTACACTTGTACCTCCACAGTGCATGCACattcacgtgtgtgtgcacatgtgtctttACATGCAACGTGCTGTGGAagcagctcagtcagtgaagtgcttgccacatGGAAGCattaaggacccaagttcaattcccagcaaccatataaaTAGCTAGCCAAGCACGGGGTGCTGGTTATAATCTCCGTGCTGGGGAGAGGGAATCGGAGGGTCCTGGGAGCTCACCgccacctccctcctctcctttcctaggTCCCAGTGAAagatcttgtctccaaaaaaagatggctgggactggagacatggctcagcagttcaaaaGCACTTTTTGCTCTTACAGAAGCCCAGGGTTTGGGCCCCAGACCACATATGGTGATTAACAACCTTCTGCACCTCCAGTTCCACAAAATTCAAAACTCCTATGTATTAAAGAAAAGTAGACCATGCTTAAGGAATGGTACTTAaggatgtcctctgaccttcacatacatTTCGTTAcattacatatattcatacatgtgcacccacatTTATAGACAaacacgtgcaaacacacacacacac
This window contains:
- the Ly6cl1 gene encoding ly6-C antigen like 1 isoform X3; the encoded protein is MNSSCAMKSCVLIFFLALLCAERAQGLTCYNCIAVPLNTTCSTATCPYSDGVCVSQVVEAVKDSVKGKAKSNLCLPGCPKFPQRTEILGTVVYTKISCCNTDFCNAAGPTGGSTWTMAGVLLFSLGSVLLQTLL
- the Ly6cl1 gene encoding ly6-C antigen like 1 isoform X2, whose protein sequence is MRVPRMNSSCAMKSCVLIFFLALLCAERAQGLTCYNCIAVPLNTTCSTATCPYSDGVCVSQVVEAVKDSVKGKAKSNLCLPGCPKFPQRTEILGTVVYTKISCCNTDFCNAAGPTGGSTWTMAGVLLFSLGSVLLQTLL